A window of the Roseburia sp. 831b genome harbors these coding sequences:
- a CDS encoding DUF4097 family beta strand repeat-containing protein, giving the protein MKKFTKVSLIVVAVIAAVGIIFCGIAAAMGAGLGTVYHMAKSGEFDFGNWEFENGITWSNERAANGTDIIKVFDASEIQKVSLEVGAAYVDVKTDADASQVTVRMLDGEANRFESYVKDKELTVKYKTKAHQNDSATIEVTFPANMEFEKFNAEVGASDMDIEDADFVTKEMTVSLGAGDFTADYLHVTGDFTMDAGAGDIDVLSGDFQNVHVDAGVGEASLTGTVRGDIKGSCGVGSLSFYLTGKESDFNYDLQCGLGEIDINGSTYSNLGGKKTIQNEGAAKTVSLDCGVGDVSLETGEDE; this is encoded by the coding sequence ATGAAAAAATTTACGAAGGTGTCGCTAATTGTTGTGGCAGTGATTGCTGCTGTTGGAATCATTTTCTGTGGAATTGCAGCAGCAATGGGGGCAGGACTTGGAACGGTTTATCACATGGCAAAGTCAGGAGAGTTTGATTTTGGAAACTGGGAATTTGAAAATGGTATTACATGGTCAAATGAAAGGGCAGCGAATGGAACAGATATTATAAAAGTATTTGATGCATCTGAAATACAAAAGGTTTCTTTAGAAGTAGGTGCGGCGTATGTGGATGTAAAAACAGATGCAGATGCATCTCAGGTGACGGTGCGGATGCTTGATGGTGAGGCAAACCGTTTTGAAAGTTATGTCAAGGATAAGGAGCTTACCGTAAAGTATAAAACGAAAGCACACCAAAACGACAGTGCCACCATTGAGGTGACTTTCCCGGCAAATATGGAGTTTGAGAAATTCAACGCGGAAGTTGGTGCGTCTGATATGGATATAGAAGATGCAGACTTTGTAACAAAAGAAATGACGGTTTCCTTAGGAGCAGGAGATTTTACAGCAGATTATCTGCATGTGACAGGAGATTTCACCATGGACGCCGGAGCGGGTGACATTGATGTTTTATCCGGCGATTTCCAAAATGTACATGTAGATGCCGGAGTCGGGGAGGCAAGTCTGACCGGAACGGTTCGTGGTGACATCAAAGGCTCTTGCGGAGTCGGTTCCTTAAGTTTCTATCTGACTGGAAAAGAATCTGATTTCAATTACGATTTACAGTGTGGACTGGGTGAAATTGACATCAATGGCAGCACATACAGCAACCTTGGTGGAAAGAAAACCATTCAAAACGAGGGTGCAGCTAAGACAGTATCTTTGGATTGTGGAGTTGGAGATGTTTCCCTGGAAACAGGCGAGGACGAATAG
- a CDS encoding ECF transporter S component, which yields MTNENLKKWVIAALMAALTCVATMVIKCPTPTFGYIHLGDAFVLLSGIILGPLYGAAAAGIGSMFSDIFSGYVSWAPATLIIKALTACLAGLLFHRLQHVFKSKGARCFAVISGGILGEALMVLGYFLYEAVLAALASGSFNQASLASGIASSATGIPFNIVQGITGIVICCLLLPVFSKIPDIKEWVAK from the coding sequence ATGACAAATGAAAATCTTAAAAAATGGGTGATTGCGGCATTGATGGCTGCATTAACCTGTGTTGCAACTATGGTAATTAAGTGTCCAACCCCTACTTTTGGATACATTCATCTTGGAGATGCCTTTGTGCTGCTTTCCGGTATTATTCTTGGACCACTTTATGGTGCTGCGGCTGCCGGTATCGGTTCCATGTTTTCTGATATTTTTTCCGGATATGTTTCCTGGGCTCCTGCCACTCTCATCATTAAGGCTTTGACAGCCTGCCTTGCCGGACTGTTATTCCATCGTCTCCAGCATGTATTCAAATCCAAAGGTGCGCGCTGCTTTGCTGTGATAAGCGGTGGCATTTTGGGTGAGGCACTGATGGTACTTGGTTACTTTTTGTATGAGGCGGTTCTTGCTGCACTTGCAAGCGGTTCCTTTAACCAAGCATCCCTGGCTTCCGGTATTGCATCTTCTGCAACCGGAATTCCTTTTAACATTGTGCAAGGAATCACAGGCATTGTCATCTGTTGTCTGCTGCTTCCAGTTTTTTCCAAAATTCCAGATATCAAAGAATGGGTTGCAAAATAA